One genomic window of Falco peregrinus isolate bFalPer1 chromosome 18, bFalPer1.pri, whole genome shotgun sequence includes the following:
- the TMEM106A gene encoding transmembrane protein 106A isoform X2 encodes MGGKLSLLWKTPAQKENEGKLILPGQLDAGDEIGSYASINDSALPCGPCEGIARRGCVNCPTCQGTGRIPGEQEKQLVALIPYGDQRLKPRRTKLYVCLAVMICLLTTSLSIFFLFPRSIAVLPAGLNASSIGFNATTTSIFLNMTLFGISVWSMLQHQRCGWPGCKQASRTKWLKGLCKCSAVMSSGNPFASLSCLVVPLGLSWETLRSMCLCGQVGRMDEDVKGTTWPSVAVSS; translated from the exons ATGGGTGGAAAACTTTCGCTGTTGTGGAAAACACCTGCCCAAAAGGAGAACGAAGGCAAGCTGATCTTACCCGGGCAGCTGGATGCTGGAGATGAAATCGGCAGTTACGCCAGTATCAATGACTCCGCTCTGCCCTGTGGACCCTGCGAGGGCATTGCACGTCGCGGCTGTGTCAACTGTCCAACGTGTCAGGGAACAGGAAGGATCCCCGGGG AGCAAGAGAAACAGCTGGTGGCTCTGATTCCGTACGGTGACCAGAGACTGAAGCCTAGACGGAC GAAGCTCTATGTGTGCCTTGCTGTGATGATTTGCCTGCTGACAACATCtctcagtattttcttcctgtttcctcGCTCCATCGccgtgctgcctgcagggctgaaCGCCTCCTCCATTGGCTTTAatgccaccaccaccagtaTATTTCTCAACATGACG ctgtttggaaTCAGCGTCTGGAGCATGTTACAGCATCAGAGGTGCGGCTGGCCTGGCTGCAAACAAGCAAGTCGCACCAAGTGGCTGAAGGGGCTGTGTAAATGCAGTGCTGTGATGAGTTCTGGGAATCCTTTTGCATCCTTGAGCTGCTTGGTTGTCCCCCTTGGACTGTCCTGGGAGACGCTGCGGAGCATGTGCCTCTGTGGCCAGGTTGGACGTATGGATGAGGATGTGAAAGGGACAACGTGGCCCAGCGTTGCTGTGAGCTCATAG
- the TMEM106A gene encoding transmembrane protein 106A isoform X1 has protein sequence MGGKLSLLWKTPAQKENEGKLILPGQLDAGDEIGSYASINDSALPCGPCEGIARRGCVNCPTCQGTGRIPGEQEKQLVALIPYGDQRLKPRRTKLYVCLAVMICLLTTSLSIFFLFPRSIAVLPAGLNASSIGFNATTTSIFLNMTNVLNITNDNFYVVTVVQLDVEVLHQSIVVGKTTMKTLLNMNPLQSGQIYYMVASRILDDNTYNVCTWTKVKVHNVLLHIQGTLTCTYLCHSEQLAFEDYQYVDCRGNATLPPPLYHLLP, from the exons ATGGGTGGAAAACTTTCGCTGTTGTGGAAAACACCTGCCCAAAAGGAGAACGAAGGCAAGCTGATCTTACCCGGGCAGCTGGATGCTGGAGATGAAATCGGCAGTTACGCCAGTATCAATGACTCCGCTCTGCCCTGTGGACCCTGCGAGGGCATTGCACGTCGCGGCTGTGTCAACTGTCCAACGTGTCAGGGAACAGGAAGGATCCCCGGGG AGCAAGAGAAACAGCTGGTGGCTCTGATTCCGTACGGTGACCAGAGACTGAAGCCTAGACGGAC GAAGCTCTATGTGTGCCTTGCTGTGATGATTTGCCTGCTGACAACATCtctcagtattttcttcctgtttcctcGCTCCATCGccgtgctgcctgcagggctgaaCGCCTCCTCCATTGGCTTTAatgccaccaccaccagtaTATTTCTCAACATGACG AACGTGCTGAACATAACTAATGACAACTTCTACGTGGTCACTGTTGTGCAACTAGACGTAGAGGTTTTGCACCAGTCCATCGTGGTAGGGAAGACTACCATGAAAACCCTGCTGAACATGAACCCTTTGCAGAGCGGCCAG ATCTATTATATGGTGGCCAGCAGGATATTGGATGACAACACCTA TAACGTTTGCACCTGGACAAAAGTCAAAGTTCACAACGTTCTGCTGCATATACA GGGGACCCTGACCTGCACATACCTGTGTCATTCGGAGCAGCTGGCTTTTGAAGACTACCAGTACGTGGATTGCCGGGGGAATGCCACGCTACCTCCCCCTTTGTACCATCTCCTGCCGTga